Proteins encoded in a region of the Zea mays cultivar B73 chromosome 2, Zm-B73-REFERENCE-NAM-5.0, whole genome shotgun sequence genome:
- the LOC100274320 gene encoding Protein SCARECROW: MGSSSVLLFPSSSSAAPSAPHSFPHSHATAIASSHSLLPPLPCSNPPPPLSSQDHVLIHYIHQLDEQEAATMVRKRPAPDMDLPPPRRHVTGDLSDVTAAAAAGGGPGAPSSASAQLPALPTQLHQLPPAFQHHAAEVDVPPQPHPPAHSQAGGEAPASTTAWVDGIIRDIIGSSGGGAVSITQLIHNVREIIHPCNPGLASLLELRLRSLLAADPAPLPQQQRALLHGAPAAAAGLALPLPPPLPDKRRHEPAPRCQQQQQEEPHPAPQSPKVPTAEETAAASAAAAKERKEVQRRKQRDEEGLHLLTLLLQCAEAVNADNLDDAHQTLLEIAELATPFGTSTQRVAAYFAEAMSARVVSSCLGLYAPLPPGSPAAARLHGRVAAAFQVFNGISPFVKFSHFTANQAIQEAFEREERVHIIDLDIMQGLQWPGLFHILASRPGGPPRVRLTGLGASMEALEATGKRLSDFADTLGLPFEFCAVDEKVGNVDPQKLGVTRREAVAVHWLHHSLYDVTGSDSNTLRLIQRLAPKVVTMVEQDLSQSGSFLARFVDAIHYYSALFDSLDASYGEDSPERHVVEQQLLAREIRNVLAVGGPARAGAGGARFGSWREELARSGFRAASLAGGAAAQASLLLGMFPSDGYTLVEEKGALRLGWKDLCLLTASAWRPVQTPPCR; the protein is encoded by the exons ATGGGCTCCTCCTCCGTCCTCCTCTTCCCCTCGTCCTCCTCCGCCGCACCCTCCGCCCCCCATTCCTTTCCCCACTCTCATGCCACCGCCATCGCCTCCTCCCACTCCTTATTGCCGCCGCTGCCCTGCTCCAACCCCCCGCCTCCTCTTTCCTCGCAAGACCACGTCCTCATCCACTACATCCACCAGCTAGACGAGCAAGAAGCCGCCACCATGGTCCGCAAGCGCCCCGCGCCCGACATGGAcctcccgccgccgcgccgtcaCGTCACGGGCGACCTCTCCGACGTTACGGCCGCAGCCGCCGCCGGTGGTGGTCCTGGCGCGCCGTCCTCCGCTAGCGCGCAGCTACCCGCGCTGCCCACCCAGCTCCACCAGCTGCCCCCCGCGTTCCAGCACCACGCGGCGGAGGTGGACGTGCCCCCGCAACCGCACCCGCCGGCCCATTCGCAGGCGGGCGGCGAGGCGCCCGCGTCCACGACCGCGTGGGTGGACGGCATCATCCGCGACATCATCgggagcagcggcggcggcgctgtCTCCATCACGCAGCTCATCCACAACGTCCGCGAGATCATCCACCCCTGCAACCCAGGCCTCGCGTCCCTCCTCGAGCTCCGCCTCCGTTCCCTTCTCGCCGCCGACCCCGCCCCGCTGCCGCAGCAGCAGCGCGCTCTCCTGCACGGCGCTCCGGCCGCCGCCGCGGGGCTGGCGCTCCCTCTCCCGCCACCGCTTCCTGACAAGCGCCGCCACGAGCCTGCGCCGCGGTGCCAGCAGCAACAGCAGGAGGAGCCGCATCCGGCGCCGCAGTCGCCCAAGGTCCCGACCGCCGAGGAGACCGCCGCGGCCTCGGCCGCCGCGGCCAAGGAGCGGAAGGAGGTGCAGCGGCGGAAGCAGCGCGACGAGGAGGGCCTCCACCTGCTGACGCTGCTGCTGCAGTGCGCGGAGGCCGTGAACGCGGACAACCTCGACGACGCGCACCAGACGCTGCTGGAGATCGCGGAGCTGGCCACGCCGTTCGGCACCTCGACGCAGCGCGTGGCCGCCTACTTCGCCGAGGCCATGTCGGCGCGCGTCGTCAGCTCCTGCCTAGGCCTGTacgcgccgctgccgccgggCTCCCCCGCCGCGGCGCGCCTCCACGGCCGCGTGGCCGCCGCGTTCCAGGTGTTCAACGGCATCAGCCCCTTCGTCAAGTTCTCGCACTTCACCGCCAACCAGGCCATCCAGGAGGCGTTCGAGCGGGAGGAGCGCGTGCACATCATCGACCTCGACATCATGCAGGGCCTGCAGTGGCCGGGCCTCTTCCACATCCTCGCCTCCCGCCCCGGCGGCCCGCCCAGGGTCAGGCTCACCGGCCTGGGGGCGTCCATGGAGGCGCTCGAGGCGACGGGGAAGCGCCTCTCCGACTTCGCCGACACGCTCGGCCTGCCCTTCGAGTTCTGCGCCGTCGACGAGAAGGTCGGCAACGTTGACCCGCAGAAGCTGGGCGTCACGCGGCGGGAGGCCGTCGCCGTCCACTGGCTGCACCACTCGCTTTACGACGTGACCGGCTCCGACTCCAACACGCTCCGGCTCATCCAAAG GCTGGCCCCCAAGGTGGTGACGATGGTGGAGCAGGACCTGAGCCAGTCGGGGTCGTTCCTGGCGCGCTTCGTGGACGCCATCCACTACTACTCGGCGCTGTTCGACTCGCTGGACGCGAGCTACGGCGAGGACAGCCCCGAGCGGCACGTGGTGGAGCAGCAGCTGCTGGCGCGGGAGATCCGCAACGTGCTGGCCGTGGGCGGGCCGGcccgcgccggcgccggcggcgcCAGGTTCGGCAGCTGGCGCGAAGAGCTCGCGCGGTCTGGGTTCCGCGCCGcctcgctcgccggcggcgccgcCGCGCAGGCGTCGCTGCTGCTCGGCATGTTCCCCTCCGACGGGTACACGCTGGTGGAGGAGAAGGGCGCGCTCAGGCTCGGGTGGAAGGACCTCTGCCTGCTCACCGCGTCGGCGTGGCGGCCCGTCCAGACGCCGCCGTGCCGTTGA